In one window of Psychrobacter sp. P2G3 DNA:
- a CDS encoding type II secretion system F family protein, which translates to MAQAKTDMLLDFVYDGVNRRGQKIKGETTGRSLEIAKATLRKQGITVKTIKKKPKPLFKMKKAIKPIDIAIFARQLATMMKAGVPLTQSFEIVADSLDNPSMKDLVLQIKADIEAGGTFASALRRHPRYFDDLFCSLVDSGEQSGALETMLERVATYKEKSELLKAKIKKAMKYPIAVIVVALIVTIILLIKVVPVFSGLFESFGAELPAFTQMVVAMSDWMQTWWFILIIVIGGSIAGFSEAKKRSKKFRDFLDRAALKAPIFGNIAYQAVIARFARTLSTTFAAGVPLIDALDSTAGAANNVVFYNAIQQIKNDVSTGQQLQFSMRTTNLFPSLAIQMVGIGEESGSLEEMLDKVAVYYENEVDNAVDGLTSLMEPLIMAVLGVLVGGLVIAMYLPIFQMGSVVG; encoded by the coding sequence ATGGCACAGGCTAAGACTGATATGCTACTAGACTTTGTCTATGACGGGGTCAATCGGCGTGGACAAAAAATCAAAGGTGAGACCACGGGTCGCAGTTTAGAGATTGCAAAAGCGACTTTGCGTAAACAAGGTATCACGGTTAAAACTATTAAGAAAAAACCCAAACCTTTATTTAAAATGAAGAAAGCCATTAAGCCTATTGATATCGCTATTTTTGCCCGTCAGTTGGCCACTATGATGAAAGCTGGGGTACCCTTGACCCAATCATTTGAGATTGTCGCTGATTCATTAGATAACCCAAGTATGAAAGACTTGGTATTACAAATCAAAGCTGATATTGAAGCTGGTGGTACTTTTGCCTCTGCGCTACGTAGGCATCCGCGCTATTTTGACGATCTGTTCTGTTCTCTTGTCGATTCTGGTGAGCAATCAGGTGCGCTTGAAACTATGCTTGAACGTGTCGCTACCTATAAAGAAAAAAGCGAGCTACTCAAAGCCAAAATCAAAAAAGCTATGAAATATCCTATTGCGGTAATCGTCGTTGCCTTGATCGTCACAATCATATTGCTTATTAAAGTTGTTCCTGTATTCTCTGGTTTATTCGAATCTTTTGGCGCAGAATTACCTGCTTTTACCCAGATGGTTGTCGCCATGTCGGACTGGATGCAAACGTGGTGGTTTATTCTTATTATCGTAATTGGTGGTTCTATCGCTGGCTTTTCTGAAGCCAAGAAACGATCTAAGAAATTTCGTGACTTTCTCGACCGTGCTGCTCTAAAAGCGCCAATATTTGGCAATATTGCTTATCAAGCCGTTATCGCACGCTTCGCTCGCACACTATCAACGACCTTCGCCGCTGGTGTACCTCTAATTGATGCTTTAGACTCTACTGCTGGTGCCGCTAACAATGTGGTATTTTACAATGCCATTCAACAAATCAAGAATGATGTATCAACTGGTCAACAGTTGCAGTTTTCAATGCGTACGACTAATCTGTTCCCAAGCTTAGCGATTCAAATGGTTGGTATCGGTGAGGAATCAGGTAGCTTAGAAGAGATGCTCGATAAGGTAGCCGTATATTATGAAAACGAAGTTGATAATGCGGTTGATGGCTTGACCAGCTTAATGGAGCCATTAATCATGGCAGTATTAGGTGTGTTAGTAGGTGGCTTGGTCATTGCCATGTACTTACCAATCTTCCAAATGGGCTCAGTAGTAGGGTAG
- the pilB gene encoding type IV-A pilus assembly ATPase PilB, producing the protein MSTTTSTFGGLAQQLTNAGIVSEAHMKTAQTESQQQQISLVSYLVDHNMANAYQLALLMSQSFGDPFFDLSVLSNDVIPKDLVDEKIVRKFNALPIFKRGQRVFVALSDPTRIDAIDAIAFNSRLSVETVVVEEDKLKKRIDSVYADTMQSFGNFADGDLNVGFEDTEEDDSETTLTDSIDEAPVVKFVNKMLVDAIRMGASDLHFEPYEKSYRVRFRVDGVMEKMANPPVQLAGKIAARLKVMSQMDISERRVPQDGRIKLKLSKNKAIDFRVNSLPTLFGEKVVLRILDPSAAMLGIDALGYEPDQKEMFLEALHKPQGMLLITGPTGSGKTVSLYTGINILNTGATNISTAEDPVEINLEGINQVNVNAKVGLTFSNALKSFLRQDPDIVMVGEIRDLETAEIAIKAAQTGHMVLSTLHTNSAPETLTRLRNMGVASFNIATSVNLVIAQRLARRLCKNCKTVLDVPRQSLLEVGFTDDDLDDPNSTIYEPVGCSECREGYKGRVGIYEVMKVSPDISRIIMEDGNAIDIKDAAVKNGFRDLRRSGILKVLQGVTSIQEMMRVTSE; encoded by the coding sequence GTGTCTACTACAACCAGTACATTCGGTGGTTTAGCACAGCAGCTAACTAATGCAGGTATCGTTAGCGAAGCGCACATGAAAACAGCACAGACTGAGTCGCAACAACAGCAAATCAGTCTCGTTTCGTATTTAGTAGACCATAATATGGCCAATGCCTATCAACTTGCCCTGTTGATGTCGCAATCATTTGGCGATCCCTTTTTCGATCTGAGCGTGCTTAGTAACGATGTCATCCCAAAAGATTTAGTTGATGAAAAGATTGTCCGTAAATTTAATGCCCTGCCTATCTTTAAGCGCGGCCAGCGAGTATTTGTTGCTTTAAGTGATCCTACCCGTATTGATGCGATTGATGCGATTGCTTTTAATTCGCGTCTATCTGTTGAAACGGTGGTGGTCGAAGAAGACAAGCTCAAAAAACGTATTGATAGTGTCTATGCAGATACCATGCAGAGTTTTGGTAACTTCGCTGATGGCGACTTAAATGTTGGCTTTGAAGACACTGAAGAGGATGACAGCGAGACCACTCTTACCGACAGTATTGATGAGGCACCCGTTGTAAAGTTCGTTAATAAGATGCTAGTTGACGCTATTCGTATGGGCGCATCTGACTTACATTTTGAGCCTTACGAGAAGTCTTATCGCGTGCGCTTTCGGGTCGACGGGGTAATGGAGAAAATGGCAAATCCGCCAGTGCAATTAGCAGGGAAAATCGCAGCCCGTCTTAAAGTCATGTCACAAATGGATATCTCAGAGCGCCGCGTACCACAAGATGGCCGTATTAAGCTTAAGTTATCTAAAAATAAGGCTATTGACTTTCGAGTGAACTCTTTGCCAACGCTATTCGGTGAAAAGGTCGTGCTGCGTATTTTAGATCCCTCTGCGGCGATGCTTGGTATCGACGCTTTGGGTTATGAGCCTGATCAAAAAGAGATGTTTTTGGAAGCGCTTCACAAACCGCAGGGCATGTTATTAATTACTGGTCCTACAGGCTCTGGTAAAACGGTATCGTTATATACAGGTATCAACATTTTGAACACTGGAGCGACCAATATATCTACAGCAGAAGATCCTGTTGAAATTAACCTTGAGGGGATCAATCAGGTCAACGTCAACGCTAAAGTAGGTCTGACCTTTTCCAATGCTTTAAAATCGTTTTTGCGTCAAGATCCAGACATCGTCATGGTTGGTGAGATTCGTGATCTTGAGACCGCTGAGATTGCCATTAAGGCAGCACAAACCGGCCATATGGTACTGTCAACTCTCCATACTAACTCTGCTCCGGAAACTTTGACTCGATTACGGAATATGGGCGTAGCATCTTTTAATATTGCTACCTCAGTCAACTTAGTTATTGCTCAGCGACTAGCACGACGTTTATGCAAAAATTGCAAAACTGTGCTTGATGTACCGAGGCAGAGCTTACTTGAGGTTGGCTTTACCGATGATGATCTCGACGATCCAAATAGTACCATCTATGAGCCAGTCGGTTGTAGCGAGTGCCGTGAAGGCTACAAAGGTCGTGTGGGTATTTATGAGGTTATGAAAGTCAGCCCAGATATTTCACGCATTATTATGGAAGACGGTAATGCGATCGATATCAAAGATGCTGCTGTCAAAAATGGCTTTCGTGATTTGCGACGCTCAGGCATTTTAAAAGTACTGCAAGGTGTCACTAGTATTCAAGAAATGATGCGAGTAACTTCTGAATAA
- the tpiA gene encoding triose-phosphate isomerase, whose protein sequence is MQAWVIGNWKQNPATISDVNTLLETLLAVTKNEGASNKAYYQLMVAPSCIHLAHVSARLQGTSILTAAQDISAHSDSSGAYTGDCSAQQVADAGATWTILGHSERRQYHQESHETLLNKLGNALKQDLGVVFCIGETQAQYDGKQTFNVLDDQLAVIKDLFIQRVEHASEHRSELTKVLAERLIIAYEPVWAIGTGKIPTVTEVEATHQHIKETVASFDRALPAITVLYGGSVNADNADSFAASPMIDGALVGGASLKAESFIAIADAFSQAKTN, encoded by the coding sequence ATGCAGGCTTGGGTAATTGGAAATTGGAAACAAAATCCGGCAACGATCAGTGACGTCAATACGTTGTTAGAAACTTTATTAGCGGTAACTAAAAATGAAGGTGCTAGTAACAAAGCCTATTACCAGCTAATGGTAGCGCCCAGTTGTATTCATTTAGCCCATGTGAGCGCACGCTTGCAAGGTACTTCTATATTAACTGCCGCTCAAGACATTAGTGCCCATAGCGATAGTAGTGGTGCGTATACTGGTGATTGTTCAGCGCAGCAAGTCGCTGATGCAGGCGCGACATGGACGATACTAGGTCACTCTGAGCGCCGTCAATACCATCAAGAGTCTCACGAAACGCTATTGAATAAGCTTGGTAATGCGCTTAAACAAGATTTGGGTGTGGTATTTTGTATTGGCGAAACTCAGGCTCAGTATGATGGCAAGCAGACTTTCAATGTACTTGATGATCAGCTAGCAGTGATAAAAGATCTGTTTATTCAGCGTGTAGAGCATGCATCAGAGCATCGGTCTGAGCTGACTAAAGTGTTAGCTGAGCGTTTGATTATTGCCTACGAACCTGTTTGGGCCATCGGCACGGGTAAAATACCGACTGTTACTGAAGTGGAAGCCACTCATCAACACATTAAAGAAACCGTGGCTAGCTTTGATAGAGCATTGCCTGCGATTACCGTTCTATATGGTGGTAGCGTCAATGCGGATAATGCCGATAGTTTTGCAGCCAGCCCTATGATAGATGGTGCATTGGTTGGCGGTGCCTCACTAAAGGCCGAAAGCTTTATAGCGATTGCTGATGCTTTTAGTCAGGCTAAAACTAATTAA
- the secG gene encoding preprotein translocase subunit SecG codes for MFTFILALHIIVAIAMIGLILIQHGKGADAGASFGAGSSGTVFGAAGTANFLTRATAVLTVIFFITSMTLAVNAREQAEDQFRLDAPVSAPQTPRPLTQNPQ; via the coding sequence ATGTTTACGTTTATATTAGCCCTGCATATTATCGTGGCGATTGCTATGATTGGCTTGATCTTGATACAGCATGGCAAAGGGGCAGACGCAGGAGCATCTTTTGGTGCTGGTTCTTCTGGTACTGTTTTTGGTGCAGCAGGCACGGCAAACTTTTTGACCCGTGCTACTGCCGTATTGACTGTGATTTTTTTCATAACCAGTATGACCCTTGCTGTTAATGCCCGCGAGCAGGCTGAAGACCAGTTTCGTTTAGATGCGCCTGTTTCAGCGCCGCAAACACCGCGTCCTTTAACGCAGAATCCTCAGTAA
- the rimP gene encoding ribosome maturation factor RimP → MKLSTKVEELTNIIAPAVAACDVALWGVEFVPQGRRSLLRIYIESLPEEQAQDKQVTIENCAAVNHQVSGILEVHDPIAGEYILEVSSPGFDRAFFSEEQMRDYIGQTVSLRLIQAIGQGDKKRRKVTGVLDSMGTDSLNLTATDNEQFEIAFSNIDKANLIFEDA, encoded by the coding sequence ATGAAACTTTCTACCAAAGTTGAAGAACTGACCAATATTATCGCTCCTGCGGTAGCGGCATGTGATGTGGCTTTGTGGGGCGTAGAATTTGTCCCACAAGGGCGTCGCTCTTTACTGCGCATTTATATTGAGTCATTACCTGAAGAACAAGCGCAAGATAAGCAAGTGACTATCGAAAACTGTGCAGCAGTCAATCATCAAGTGAGTGGTATTCTTGAAGTACATGATCCTATTGCTGGTGAGTATATTTTAGAGGTGTCATCGCCTGGATTTGATCGTGCATTCTTCTCAGAAGAGCAAATGCGTGATTATATCGGTCAAACGGTTAGCCTGCGCTTGATACAAGCAATAGGACAAGGCGATAAAAAACGTCGAAAGGTAACAGGCGTACTAGATAGTATGGGTACTGATTCATTAAATCTTACGGCTACTGATAATGAGCAGTTTGAGATTGCTTTTAGCAATATTGATAAAGCTAACCTAATTTTTGAAGATGC